The Campylobacter concisus genome contains the following window.
AGCCTTTGCCTCGCTAAGCTTGGCCTCGCCTAAAAATATATCTTGGCTTAGTCTATCAAGCTCAGCATTTTTTGAAGCTAAATTTGAGCCAATATCAGCCATCTTTGCTCCAGCTACTGGCAAAATTTTCTCACCAGTTAGCAAATTCATCTCATTTAAAATTTGCTCCATTTTGTTTTTGTATTCAAGCTGCGTGCTATTAGCTAAGTAATATTTAGCCCTTACATTTTCAAGCTCATCTTTTGCGGCAAGGCCTGCAATGTTTGCCCTTTCAAGCTTATCCAAAACACCTTTTAAAAAATTTGCCTGAGCCTGTTTGGCTGCAATTATATTTTCAAGTGCTAGAGCATTAAAATATAAATTTATGGACTTAAATGCAAGGTAGTTTTTGGCTTCATCACTTGCTATGGCGGCTTTGTTTTTTAAAAGCTGGCTCATCTTTAGCCTAGCCTCTCTCGCTCCGCCATCATAAAGCAAAAAATCTATCCTAGCTAGCACACCGGCTGACTCTTTGGCAACTATACTTGGAAAAGTACTTGCATTTTTGCCGTATGAGCCCTCTAGGCTAAGGCTTGGCATATATGAGCTTAATGTGGCTTCATCGTTTAAATTTGCTCTTTTTAGCTCAAGCTCTTTGATCTTTGAAATTTCATTTTGTGTTGCCTTGTTTGCGATCATGCTTAAATTTGAACCAAGCAAAAATACCGGCAAAAAAATGAATAAAAATTTTTTCATTAGTGAAAGCTTTTTACAAGATTTCCTATTAGTAAATTCCAGCCATCAACAAGTACAAATATGAGTAGTTTAAATGGTAGTGAGATCATTACAGGAGGAAGCATCATCATACCCATAGCCATCAGTACTGAGCTTACGACCATGTCGATGACAAGAAATGGCAAATAGAGCAAAAACGCTATCTCAAAAGATGTCTTTAGCTCACTTATCATAAAAGCTGACATTGCGATACTTAGCGGTATTTCTTCGATATTTGCTGGATTTTGTAAATTTCTTATCCTAAAAAATAACGCCAGATCCTTCTCTCTAGTGTTTTTAACCATAAATTCTTTAAATGGCTTTAAGCTCTTATCAAGCATCTCTTCATAGCCTATCTGTTCAGCTATATAAGGCCTTATGCCCTCGTCATAGCTCTGTTTGCCAACTGGCTCCATGATAAAAAATGTAAGCACCATAGCAAGTGATATGAGCACCGTTGAAGGTGGAACTTGTTGCGTTCCCATAGCCTGGCGTAAAAATGAAAAAACAATAACAAGCCTCAAGAAACTTGTCATCATAAAGATGAGCGAAGGAGCAAGTGC
Protein-coding sequences here:
- a CDS encoding L-seryl-tRNA(Sec) selenium transferase; the encoded protein is MKKFLFIFLPVFLLGSNLSMIANKATQNEISKIKELELKRANLNDEATLSSYMPSLSLEGSYGKNASTFPSIVAKESAGVLARIDFLLYDGGAREARLKMSQLLKNKAAIASDEAKNYLAFKSINLYFNALALENIIAAKQAQANFLKGVLDKLERANIAGLAAKDELENVRAKYYLANSTQLEYKNKMEQILNEMNLLTGEKILPVAGAKMADIGSNLASKNAELDRLSQDIFLGEAKLSEAKAGFLPQIMLYDTYGFYKNNYDIDLGRLSSYRSYVDKYLKEDTHGNKFGIAFKWKIFDFFATSKMSQIQKIALDEARLNLEYKKRENETKLKNLQSEIVVLTSKIASLNEYVRASDLALKASYEKYNSGLLGYSDLLEALSQKFDAISLFESAKDELEIKKAEFFFENGEPILERIRD
- a CDS encoding flagellar biosynthetic protein FliP; amino-acid sequence: MKALLSLAVLFCVVFGADPALPTINLSLNSPANAEQLVNSLNVLLILTALALAPSLIFMMTSFLRLVIVFSFLRQAMGTQQVPPSTVLISLAMVLTFFIMEPVGKQSYDEGIRPYIAEQIGYEEMLDKSLKPFKEFMVKNTREKDLALFFRIRNLQNPANIEEIPLSIAMSAFMISELKTSFEIAFLLYLPFLVIDMVVSSVLMAMGMMMLPPVMISLPFKLLIFVLVDGWNLLIGNLVKSFH